The Dermochelys coriacea isolate rDerCor1 chromosome 13, rDerCor1.pri.v4, whole genome shotgun sequence genome includes the window cagATTTAAaggtatcttctttccttattggtccttttggtcaggtgccaaccaggttatttgagcttcttaaccccttacagataaAGTGATTCAATATAGctgcaaggagggattttatgctacccttgtCTTTATGTTTATGACATCTGCTTAACCACAGCCATCATCCCCAGGATGCTGAAAGAACTTAGGATGGAGAGGAGAACAATATCCTTTGCTGCTTGCCTCtcagagaattttttcctctttttctttggGGGTACAGAATTTTTCCTGCTGACAGTCAGGTCATTTGACTGCTATGTGACCGTAGGCTGCCCGCTCTGGTATATGTCCATCATGAGCCAAAGGCTGTGCATCCTACTAGTTAATTTCTCCTGGATGGGAGGTCTTCTCCTCATCCTTACATCTATTGTCCTGACAAGCCAGCTCTCTTTCTGCAAATCCAAAGTAATCAACCATTTCTTCTGCGACTATACCCCCCTTCTGCAGATCTCCTGCTGGGACAAGCATCTCATGGAGCTTATCCATTTCCTGATGGCTTTCTTCACCCTGCTCAGCACCTTATTACTAATATTAGTGTCCTACACCTACATCCTCATCACCATGCTGCAGATCCCCTCTGCCAAAGAGAGCCCTCTGCCATGGGCTTTCtccacctgctcctcccacctCATTGTCATCTCCATCTGCTATGGCAGCTGCATTCTCATGTATGTCAGGCCCATACAGGACAAAGACCTGGACCTCAACAAAGACCTCGCCACCATCAACACAATGCTTGCCCCCTTGTTGAACCCTTTTATTTACACACTACAGAACCAGCAAGTGAAGGAAGCACTGAGAGAAGTGGCAAGAAAGATGTTTTCTCCCAAGGATGCGAGAGTCTTCCGTTTAGTGCAGAAATAACAATTAACTAAAAGAAGCAGTTAAATGAAAGGCCCAATCCTTCATTTTCTATCCACTGTGGTTATTCTGTGAAGCGGTGAGCCAGTGTCTTTGCAGGAGGCACTATGTAGCACAGCTGTCATGGCCTCATGGAGGGGGGTTTTACCATTGTAATTAGGGAGACGAGGGCCAGTGGGATAatccattcctgaaactggtgggAAATGAGTTTTTCTGCCATGAATAATTTTGattcaaatattttcttcacatttttgAAGGTTTTTCAGGTATCCATTGAAAAAGTGAAACATGAGAGTGTggaggggttggtttgttttcagcAGCTAAACAAGtgaaagaaaaatctattttagCAAACCGATTTTTAGCAAAACAAGAATTGGGTGTTCTTTCACAAAAGCTTccattgaaaacaatgttttgatggaaaatttcctCCAGGTTTATTTGCACCAAAGTCCTTCCCCTCCAACACTTTAGAGAGCTGACAGGTTGTTCTTCTGCAGGAATACCTGATGTGGTGTAATCCTGCAACCGATCTGCACCCTAGATATGAAGATTCCTCTATTCCTCTCCATGTACTTGCATGGTtccatgtttttctgaaagctctgctgtagaaattattttggggaagttctctggcctgacTTATCctggaggtcagagtagatgatcagaaCGGTGTAAGCCTGTCTTGACAAAGGTAACTTGCGTCATTTCTCAGTGGATATGAttgggaaggtgaatggaagTTTAAGTTGTAAACAGGGGCTTGACAAGCAGTACATTGGAGTCAGGATGTCTATGTTAGCTAAGATAAATGGCACCACCCTAATGCTAGGGACAATGGACAAAATAAACCAGGAATGTAAAGATCAGGTTCCAAATGAacagcacatggacagagcatCTTTTACAGGGAATGGTTCCAGCAAAGTAACCAAGACAAGATGTGGTTAAGCAGATCTCTAAGAAGGACAAGTTCCGGAGGAAGAAGTACATAGTGCTGCGGAGACAGTAGTCAGTGCtggtgatgaggaggaggaggacattCCCCATTAAGGTCAACATGTAGGCTAAGAAAAGCACCCCAAAGAGGAGTCATTACAACTCAGAGATATTGGTGAGCCCCAACAGAATGAACTCTGGTGCCTGGATTTGGTTTCTCATTGATGCCCTTGAAAAGCAAAAGAGGAATAATTCTCTATCTTTCCCAAATATACTCACACATAAAGAGCTGATAAACTTCTGCTCCTGGCTATCAATAATTAAATCAACAGGCAAAAGCTTTCCACAACCAGTTGATGAAATGTTCAAATGGTGAGGTAGGGGGAGAGACAGTTACTTTATAGAGctcagcaatttttattttttgaaacacTTTGCAACTTTTTAATTCAACTCGCTTACTATATGAGCCGGTATCTACTGAGTGCATAATGACAATTTCTTACCCAGTCATTGTACTGCAGCAATCCATTAACATGGATCTGGGGAGAGAAAATGGAAGATTCTAATACGTAATACTTTATGAAGCACTTTATAACCAGTAAGTGATCTGCACAaaactcccctgaagtcaatgggccaatATAGGTAAAAACATCTCATCACTGGAGATACAGAGAGACTCAGTTTTAGAACGTAGGACATTCTATAGTCCCATTCATCCAGTgtgcattgctttaaaaaaaatggctttccAGCTACGCTGCTGTAATAGAGAGGGAAAATTTTGCTTCTGAACTaaaactataatttaaaaaatgggatAAATGATCAGCCGGCATTCTATTGACATAAATGGAGCCTTGTTGCTatataccagctggggatctggccacTGACCCCCATGGAGCTATGGCTGATCTACACTAGGtcatgttgatttcaatggagctacatctgTTTACACCAAGTAAGGAGATGGCCCATTGACTCCATTAGCTGCGCTGATTTATACTATCAACTGGGGAGCAGGTGAAATGATTTCACTTTTCTgtaataaataaaagcaaagacCCAGCTTGTCCATTTGCTCGGAATGATTTTGGAGACTGGAGCAATATTTGGAAATACTTTATTTTCTATCTCACAGAGACAGTCACTTGATTGTATAAGCTAAGTCATCTCAAGATCCTTTGAAATCCCAGCCAAGGTGGCTCGAATTGGTGATGCAGAAACTGAGATACGCAAAAACTAGAGTCCTTAATGGAAGTGCTGGATCCCAAAAAAATGAGTATAAGAACATTGGCTTACATGTCTTACAGCCCAAATAATGTGTGGTTGATTTAAGTGACATTCGTAAATCACTCTGAAGAATCACAGGGAAAACATTTCCTTAGATATTCTACATTGGTACTTAAATAGCCTCCATCATGGTAGTATCTGAGGTTACAACTACACTTAAAACTCTACAACAGTACACCTGCTACTGGGGACTTGGGGTGGATCTGGATCTCTGAAGGtatcccaaacacaccaagaaatctgttgtCTACAGACAGGCACCCAGACACcccagaatatgctccaaggagagaGTACATCTTATCACACTTAAAACTGcattcaccaaacaaggacacttcaCCAAAGTTTCACCCAAATATCCAGAGTGAACCtatttcaatacagaaataaaaacccCTCCAGCCATgtcctgaaaaaaatctttcctgaaccccctcttcagGCCTTCACACAAGACCCCAaactctccaagctcatcatcaaaaGTAAACGCCCCAAAGACCgggacccaccaactcaaagctCCCCACAGACGAGTACCCATCAATTCAAAGCAgctcagaccctgccagaacagatgtaAAACCTGTAGACatgtctccactgctacaatgatcaacacctctCACAAAGCACCTTTTGATATCCATAGCTCCTACAcatacctatcacaacatgtggtatacctcatccagtgcactaaatgccccaataacagctAAGTtgatgaaaccagacaatcactgtgctctcaaatgaatgcacagagaaaaatgataaaagacaaaaactccATAGCACCAaggggcaaacacttttcacaaaatgatcactctatataaggacataagaacggccatactgggtcagaccaaaggtccatcaagcccagtatcctgtcctctgacaatggccaatggcaggtgccccaagggaatgaacagacaggttatcttcaagtgatccatgccctgtcacccaatcccagtttctggcaaacagaggctagggacaccattcctgcccatcctggctaataaccattgaagGACCCATCTTCCATAATCAATCTAGCttccttttgaaccccgttatagtatgggacttcacaacaccccctggcaaggagttccagaggttgacagtgtgttgcatgAAAATATACTTTCttgtgcttgttttaaacctgctacctattaatttcatttggtggccccttgttcctgtattatgaaaaggagtaaataactctcccttatttactttctccacaccactcatgattttatagacctttctCATATTCctccttagtcgcctcttttccaagatgaaaagtcccagttttattaatctctcctcatatgtaagccgttctatacccctaataatttttgttgcccttttctgaaccttttccaattccaatatatcttttttgagatggggtgaccacatctgcacacagtattcaaggtgtgggcgtaccatggatttatatagaggcaacatgatattttctgtcttattatttagccctttcttgatgattcccaacattctgttcacttttttttactgcagctgcacattgagtgaatgatttcagagaactatccacaatgactccaaaatctctctctttaatggtaacagctaatttagaccccatcattgtttatgtatagttaggattatgttttccaatgtgcattatatGTTACTTCTTAGCCTGTCCCTCAAAGGAATGCCGgataacaccttcaaaagatgatcatgggagattaaattcataactttgctagacagtaaaaatcatggacagaaaaggttacatttttttcctctcttcccccttctcacCTCCCATGACTGGAGAGATGTTAACTGGCcatttcactttgaatggtccctggAAATATATggtaactccttatgctaaacagtGTGTTCCATCTTAGCTGCGACaatctgaatacctttcccagacctgaagaagagttctgtgtgaaCTCAaacgcttgtctctctcaccaacagtagtTGTGTCAAttagagatattacctcacccatcttgtgtctctaatatcttcAAACCAGCatagctacaacaatactgcatatctatctatctagctagcTATCTCACATTTTCCCTGCACACCTCCTTCTCTCTTAAACCAGACCTATTTTAATCTCTTATTagtcctcccctctccccactgatCTCTTTATCCCCTCTATTTCTCACTCATTCTTCCTCTTCACTATCAAACTTAAGTCAATTGGTTTATGTGCCCGTTCAAACATATTTTCCCAGTAACACCTGATGACAGCACTGACCTTGTCTCTCAGCAATTTTGCTGCAAATTCAAATAAATGAGGGCTTGCTGAATTTATTAAATTCATCCCACTATGTGAAAATTTCCACCAGACAAACATACATTTTCTCATGGGACTATTTCATAAAGGAAGCTTCTTTGAATCCAAATAACCCTATAattaatgggggaggggaggtgtgtgtggaAAATTATGGCcaatgttaaaaatattagagaggaagggtgggggaTAATTGAGAATCCAAATTCCTTTGGTGCCTAGAAATCTGAAATAGATAGATAgtttttatactgtgctcatcactgtaatacatgagcaccttccagtagcgCCTCCAGTCTTCTTACAcagtagcttgaaagcttgtctctttcaccaacagaatatgatccaatcaaagatattacctcatccaccttgtatcTCTgaaatcctgggaccaaaacaGCTATAATAACGCTGCAAACAACAAATACATAATGTACATGTATGCTGCTATGGACCTACATTTATACtgttatatatacatacacccatagaatcatagaaatgtagggctaaaaGGAACCCTTGTCCCATACTCCTTGTGACTTtctcctggtgttatctggactggtgatctgctagctcactccaatccttgactctgggagccagccttaccctgctctgctgtgagaacccccactcctgggctgtacacgcacagcctctggcatgtaagctgctccttggattgtgcaactaaatgacactagccaatatctccagtcccaaaCACAACCCAAgaaacctccatcttgcagtgtccagttatgccttcTGGatactgcaagcttatatgagttcatcaatttaacaaagaaattgatgtgCACCAGGCttttatcccaaggggagtctctgacacacttcaaaccaaatgcactgcttcaggtagactaaacaaacaaatttattaactacaaagatatattttaagtgatattaagtgataggcaaaaagtcagagttagttaccaaaagaaataaaacataagcacacagtctaaactctcaaccctattataCTGGGCAGCAACTagactaagcagtttttctcaccccactagatACCGCAGTcgttaatatacaggtttgttccttacaCCTGGGCCAGTTTCCTCTGTTGTCTTatcttctcagtgtcttagttgcttgcagtGAAGGTAGAGGCAGGGGAAGGGCCTCCTGTGTGTTCACTCtatctgttttataccctcagtccatgtgtttggggagcacaagtccaggcatgtctgtggggaattgctgagtctctccaatCAAGGTTAAGCAATTCCCCCGGTctggccttatgcaggtgagtcattgaattgtagctccctggCTGggcaatggctgttgatgggttggtTGACATCCCACCCAGgtattggttactttccttgctgttgcctctggggaacTAATATCTTGCTGATTctccaacttacagcatgttttagtgatcACCATACAacttctcataacttcatatgcattaataaTACAcgtatatggatagagaaatgactttaatcagatcataacctttcctctgatatcttacaaggcatgctttatatgagAGATCActattatatgaaaatgaggaatatgggggttacagtgtgacagatttctgttaccaatctgcctaaGGTCTCAGTTTATCAGGCTGAGGCCGCAGGGTCATTTGGGGTGGAGATACAGGAGTACGCCAAGTGACTAAATTTTAATGCTTtattaatacaataataaaataataactgtATGGGCTTTGAGAGACTTGCCACCAACCAGagccttgttggagttggggtgatctctgctAAGCTGATTAGCATGGGTGTAGGTTCTTTGGTGGTCTTTAACGTGTTTTCTCTTTAAtgctttcatcttaagaataaaagggcttgcttagaaagaatgTGTGGTAACTTCTGTGggcaactacactgcatactgtCTTTGAGGAGAGACGTGAAGCAGGTCTGCTTAGACAGGTTGTcttttgctggggatatcacagtataGCCAGGatctgtgcagcctggaaataccccaatcagaagggagagagacacaaaCCTCCATTCAAGAGCGGTGATGGCTAAGGAGCCGGGAGCCTAGAATAGGTATCCTTTCTGGGAcaaggggaatacaggtgcagctgAACTGTGACAATCGTAACCCCAAAGGATATCTTTATTTTAGGTAAAAAATGTAGGTTGTGTTAATGACTATACATAAGAGATAATACTCTCAATACTTTTATATTCTGTCACAAACCAGGGAAAGCACACCAGTGGTCTGATCAAAGGCAATGTGAAGTGACAGCCACCATGGCTGATTTAACCACTCAGTTTGCAGGATGCAGATGGAGAAGTGAGTCAGGAAATGGGTCCAATCTCATAACTTATtgcttagactggaagctctctgATGTAGAGGTCATTATTTTGTTCTGTacttgtacagctcctagcaccatgggggctgctggtccatgactggggcctcTGCCTATCACTTTAATATAGTGGTTTTCAgactttttcatttgcagacccctaaaaattttgaatggcggtgcagacccctttggataTCTTAGACATAGACCCCTGGggatccacagaccacaggttgaaatcTGTTGTTCTGTGGTAACTACAACCTTTTGTAGACCCCtcagacatagtctgtggacctctAGGTGTCCATGGAccaaaggttgaaaaccactgctctaagaaagaaagaaagaaagaaagaaagaaagaaagaaagaaagaaagaaagaaagaaagaaagaaagaaagaaagaaagaaaagtattttACTCAAGTTGCTAAATACAGTGCCAGAAGCTGTAGATATGCCCTGGTGATGGGAGTAGTATAAGTAGATAAGACCAAGATTGTCTTTCTTCCTGTGCTCCCCCGTTGATCTGTTTGTGTCAATCTCTTGTCTTAGTTTGTTGTGTCTTAGTTTGTAAGttcattggagcaggggctgtctttttgttctgtttctgtacAGTCCCTGGTTGGGGATCAGAGGCACAATGTGGGGGGCAATGGGAAGGGTAAAGGACTATGAAGTCCTTGGATATGTTATTTACAGACCATTATAGTTCAGCACAGCCATGTCATGAGAAGGGAGACATTATTACTCAGGAATGCCCACTAGATATTGATTAGCAGTATCTCATAAGAGACTGCAACTTGGAGCAGCATCCCTGAGACATTTAAACTAGTGTTTCTTCATTATCTGAAGTATTTTCCCCCGGAAGATtattagactttaaaaaaaagagatgaaaTTTAAAAAGCCACATTGGACAGTGTTAACAACAAAGCTTTCGAGACCCATAATCATTCAAATGGGAGGTAGGCTGAAATGGAAACTTATTAAAAAGTTTGAGgacattgcaataaaacacttctctgaaaagaggagggaaaaatagATCTTTATTTTACAGTCAAAAATACATGGGTATAATCTTGATATATGGGTATAATCTTAGTATTCCACAGAGGTTAGACTAACATTTTTCTTAAGGTAATCATGGGATGGCTCTGGTCATTCTAAACATATCAGCTTCTGGACCACCAGTTTCTGGAGAAAATCCCATGATGGCCAAATGCAATGGCTATATAGacaacatcaaaatattttaaataaatgattagtctgtgcatgtgtgtgcatgtgatgaTCTACCTTCAACTCGTAAAGAGAATCAGCACGACCTGTTAGCAGCATAGGATATGCCATGTAAGCAAGTCCTCTGCTGCTAAGAGCTAATGTTGATTCTCTTTGCTTGTGGAACAAGAGTACTCCAAGGATTTACAGATTGTGCTGACATCAAGGTCCTGTCCCAAGGACTCATTGTATTGAGAGATGTCTGGTTCAAAATGGAGCCTCATGTAGCAGATGCCCATGTCTTTGAGAGCTTTGAAGCTAAGAAATGCACTGCAAATGTACTGCACGCTAATGAGCTACCTGAatgaaggaataaataaatatcaataaGATCAAAGTCAAATTAGGGAAAATACAGTTTTTCATTGTCCCCCTAAATCTTTCATCCACTAGATGTCTCCGTCTAGAGTCCCAGGCAAGGCATGGGGCCTGGTAAACAACAGAGACAAAGCTGGAACTGGAGCTGATGCTGGGAAAGTCTGTTTGCAGCATGTTCCTTGGATTAAATTGACCTTATGTTTAACTTACTATGTGCTGATTACACTGTGAAGCCCTGAGCACCAGATTCTTCAGGCCTGACTCATGTTCATACAAAGCAATCATCATGGACATCAGGCAGCAAATGTCAGGTGTTCTCTGACTGTGGGAGGCTGGCTGCATCAGAATCATTGTTTGTCTTGTTTACACAGAAAACAGAGCAGTAGCTCCCCAGACTCCAGCATTGCAAGTTCCCTTCAGATGTAGACTAAAGGGAGGCACCACTATCTACCGTCAAATGAATACCGTATAAATACAAGCAGGCATTCTGCACTTTGTAAATAGAGTGTCTTTCACACAAGATCGCAGCGCCTGCTCATCCCCTTAGGAATACACAAGTCTCTTTACTACCAGAATCTGACTTTTGAGGAACAGCAAGAGATAAACACCTCAGCTGATATTGGCTTCAAGGTAATCATGATCCCTACCCTGACGCTGCCTTGATAAAGCATGTTCTCGCTAAGAAATTTAGGGACATTAGCAATTTTAGTTCAGCTGCTTGTTATTGTTATTATCAAGTTTTAAAGTGAAGTTATTGATGAAAAGTTCATGGTGGAGCCTGGAATAGAATTATAGatgtcttccttttttaaaaaatttgatttgatttgatgcCCAAGTCACACCTTATTTGGCCATTAAACAACATGTAATAGATAGCAAAAAGCTTAATCCTCCAATACCCTCTGCTTTATTGAGCTGTTCTTACTTTTACTGAGGGAGTTCAGAAAAACCTTCCACCAGAACAAGAGCCTGAGGAATTCTGACTCCATAGATCTGACTTCTCTGCACAGGTCTAAATAATTAAGCATTAAGAAATTGCAGCCTGAAAGAACTAACAACaccaggccagatttttaaaggcaataGACAGCccgtgggattttcaaaagcatttagatGGCTATCACCCATTGATATaattttaaatacctttaaaaatctgactcatGAAGGTCTGTTCTACCCACAAAGTTGCATTGATTTAGTGCCAGGTGTGTTCTACTCACAAAGTTGCATTGATTTAGTGCCAGGTGtgaattaaaattaatgtaattaaattggtgcaaaatACTCTGTTTGTATTGAGTAGGGAAAGTGGCTGGGTTTAACAGACATACGTTCTAGCCCTAACTCCTGAACACATGCCATGCCTAGGCTAAAATATAACAAGAGCAACTTTGAGCTAAATGTTTTAGCCTGCATCTACTCCAGGAAAAAAACAGTACATTTCGGTCAGGTTTGGCTAGCATGTGTTAGCTCAGCAACAACCTAAACTCAACCAATTTTCCTTGACAAGACAGCCTGTGTACTACAGAAACTCTTAACTCAGTTTAAACCCTGGCTTATATCTATTTAGCTTGCATTGGTACTTATAGATACAAACCAAACCAATAACAGCTTTAAACAGAGAGACGTGTCCATATAGGGTTTAATTATGTCAGCTTTTAAATCAATTTCCATAAAactgatgaaaaggagtacttgtggcaccttagagactaacgaatttattagagcataagctttcgtgagctacagctcactctagctcacgaaagcttatgctctaataaatttgttagtctctaaggtgccagaagtactccttttctttttgcgaatacagactaacacggctgctactctgaaacctgccataaaACTGATGGAATCAATTAAGCaggaaatctcaagtaggagtagggaagttattttagctctgtatttggcattggtgcgacgtctcctggaatcctgtgtccagttctggtgtccacaatttaagaaggatgttaataCATTGGAgacggttcagagaagagccacaagaatggttaaaggattagaaaacctgcttatAGTGagagacccaaagagcttactctatttagtttaacaaagagaaggtcaagaggtgacttgattaaggAGCAATCTGGGTAACAGATATTTGATAAAGGTCTCTATAATCTAGCAgtgaaaggtctaacatgatccaatggctggaagttaaagatagaccaatttagactggaaattaaGACACATGTTTataactgtgagagtaattaaccactggaaaatttacccagggttgtggttgattctctgtcactgacaatttttaaatcaagattggatgtttttttctaaaagctctgctctaggaattatttgggggaagttctcttgcctgtgttatgcaggaagtcagactggacgatcacaatggtcacttctggccttaagctctaaTGAAGAGtatcactagcaaagcatttaagcccTTCACACGATGAAAGTGCAGCCCAAACTTACATTTGAGTTGCTTTGATCtagaaaaaaatgtaagtttGGGCTGTACCTTCATCGTGTGAAgggcttaaatgctttgctagtgataCTCTTCAttagagcttaaggccagaagtgaccattgtgatcatccagtctgacttcctgcataacacaggaaggcctcagctggagtattgtgtccagttctgggcgccacatttcaggaaggatgtgaataaactggaaaaagtccagagaagagcagaaaaaattattaaaggtctagaaaacatgactgatGAGGGAagatgaaaaaattgggtttgtttagcctggagaagagaagactgagaggggacatgataacagttttcaagtacataaaaggttgttacaaggaggagggagaaaaattgttctccttaacctctgaggacaggacaggaagcaatgggcttagattgcagcaagggcagtttaggttggacattaggaaaaacttcctaactgtcagggtggttaagcactggaataaattgcccagggaggctgt containing:
- the LOC119841644 gene encoding LOW QUALITY PROTEIN: olfactory receptor 6C4-like (The sequence of the model RefSeq protein was modified relative to this genomic sequence to represent the inferred CDS: substituted 1 base at 1 genomic stop codon); its protein translation is MRNQTQAPEFILLGLTNIPELXQLLFGVLFLVYMLTLMGNVLLIIITCTDNCLHSPMYFFLWNLSFLEICLTTAIIPRMLKELRMERRTISFAACLSENFFLFFFGGTEFFLLTVRSFDCYVTVGCPLWYMSIMSQRLCILLVNFSWMGGLLLILTSIVLTSQLSFCKSKVINHFFCDYTPLLQISCWDKHLMELIHFLMAFFTLLSTLLLILVSYTYILITMLQIPSAKESPLPWAFSTCSSHLIVISICYGSCILMYVRPIQDKDLDLNKDLATINTMLAPLLNPFIYTLQNQQVKEALREVARKMFSPKDARVFRLVQK